One genomic segment of Amycolatopsis sp. WQ 127309 includes these proteins:
- a CDS encoding dihydrodipicolinate reductase produces MIATVVWGTGNVGRAAIRAVEAHPALELTAVLVHNPDKVGKDAGALAGVGDLGVTATDDVEAVLGASPRAIVYAASGDVRFDDALADIVRAIRSGAIVVTPALYPLYDQRNAPPELRDPVLAAITDGGGSLFVSGVDPGWGNDVLPLLISGLGTDVDVIRCQEIFDYSTYEQPDSVRYLVGMGQPMDYDPPMLMTGVPSMVWGGQVRLIARGLGVEVDELRETLHRRPLEETVSTRTMGEFEKGTQGAVRFEVQGIVGGEPRIVIEHVTRIHPACAPDWPTPPSGDGAHRVIIEGRPRIEVSVEASDEGENRSAGGNATAVGRLVGAIDWLADAKPGLYDALDVPLRPAAGKLGRRRS; encoded by the coding sequence ATGATCGCCACAGTGGTGTGGGGCACGGGCAACGTCGGCCGGGCCGCAATCCGGGCCGTCGAGGCCCATCCCGCGTTGGAGCTGACCGCGGTGCTGGTGCACAACCCGGACAAGGTCGGCAAGGACGCGGGCGCGCTCGCCGGTGTCGGCGACCTGGGTGTCACCGCGACCGACGACGTCGAGGCGGTGCTGGGCGCGAGTCCGCGCGCGATCGTCTACGCCGCTTCCGGCGACGTCCGCTTCGACGACGCGCTGGCCGACATCGTGCGCGCGATCCGCTCGGGCGCGATCGTCGTGACGCCGGCCCTCTACCCGCTCTACGACCAGCGCAACGCGCCCCCGGAGCTGCGGGACCCGGTCCTGGCGGCGATCACCGACGGCGGCGGCTCGCTGTTCGTCTCCGGCGTCGACCCCGGCTGGGGCAACGACGTGCTGCCGCTGCTGATCAGCGGGCTCGGCACCGACGTCGACGTCATCCGCTGCCAGGAGATCTTCGACTACTCGACCTACGAGCAGCCCGACTCCGTCCGGTACCTGGTCGGCATGGGCCAGCCGATGGACTACGACCCGCCGATGCTGATGACCGGCGTGCCGTCGATGGTGTGGGGCGGGCAGGTCCGGCTGATCGCGCGCGGCCTCGGCGTCGAGGTCGACGAGCTGCGCGAGACGCTGCACCGGCGTCCGCTCGAGGAAACCGTGTCCACGCGGACCATGGGCGAGTTCGAGAAGGGCACCCAGGGCGCGGTGCGGTTCGAGGTCCAGGGCATCGTCGGCGGCGAGCCGCGGATCGTCATCGAGCACGTCACCCGCATCCACCCGGCGTGCGCGCCGGACTGGCCCACGCCGCCCAGCGGCGACGGCGCCCACCGCGTGATCATCGAAGGCCGGCCGCGCATCGAGGTCAGCGTCGAAGCGAGCGACGAAGGCGAAAACCGGTCCGCGGGCGGCAACGCCACCGCGGTCGGCCGCCTCGTCGGCGCGATCGACTGGCTGGCCGACGCGAAACCCGGCCTCTACGACGCACTCGACGTCCCGCTGCGCCCGGCAGCCGGCAAGCTCGGAAGGAGGCGCTCGTGA
- a CDS encoding class I adenylate-forming enzyme family protein, with protein MSFFLTTVLAALDDGGDRVLFHQDGVTTYHQARNRLRRLHGGLGEVDVVAIDVRNRPETLLVQLAALLRGATVLLVAASAPRQDRLAAATAAGVTTVVTDRPDDWPGDDVRTLDDLDGELRDRHLPGAVRVLFPTGGTTGTPKLIRHSGIYDGMAYIFAPSPDGPGRTLLVAPMTHMTGNATVFGALLRRDTLVLQDGFDAGAVLEAIQQHRIDTLSLTPPRLAAVLDHPALTSTDVSSVRSLSLGAAPLPPHRLAQALDVFGPVVGQGYGLTEAPMIASISAAELIGHPERLGSVGRIVPGMEARLADGEVEVRGLSMMDGYLGGPEVGAGWLRTGDLGRFDDEGYLYLLDRVDDVVVVGEHGTKVPSTVVEHALATHPAVRAAAVFGRHTVDGQVLHAVVVADGVTVEELQAHARKAFGQEHYVPASVSFADALPHTEVGKVDKRALAQVVTAP; from the coding sequence GTGAGCTTCTTCCTGACGACCGTCCTGGCCGCCCTCGACGACGGCGGCGACCGCGTCCTGTTCCACCAGGACGGCGTCACGACCTACCACCAGGCCCGGAACCGCCTGCGCCGGCTGCACGGCGGCCTGGGCGAGGTGGACGTCGTCGCCATCGACGTCCGGAACCGGCCGGAGACCCTGCTCGTGCAGCTCGCGGCGCTTCTGCGCGGGGCGACCGTGCTGCTGGTCGCCGCTTCGGCGCCGCGGCAGGACCGGCTCGCCGCGGCCACCGCGGCGGGGGTCACCACCGTCGTCACCGACCGGCCGGACGACTGGCCCGGCGACGACGTCCGCACCCTCGACGACCTCGACGGCGAGCTCCGGGACCGGCACCTGCCCGGCGCCGTCCGCGTCCTCTTCCCCACCGGTGGCACCACCGGCACCCCGAAGCTCATCCGGCACAGCGGCATCTACGACGGCATGGCTTACATCTTCGCGCCGTCGCCGGACGGCCCCGGCCGCACGCTGCTCGTCGCGCCGATGACGCACATGACCGGCAACGCCACCGTGTTCGGCGCGCTCCTGCGCCGCGACACCCTCGTGCTCCAGGACGGCTTCGACGCGGGCGCCGTCCTCGAAGCGATCCAGCAGCACCGGATCGACACGCTCTCCCTGACGCCACCGCGTCTCGCCGCGGTCCTGGACCACCCGGCGTTGACGAGCACCGACGTCAGCAGCGTCCGCTCACTCTCCCTGGGCGCCGCGCCGCTGCCGCCGCACCGGCTCGCGCAGGCGCTCGACGTCTTCGGCCCGGTCGTCGGCCAGGGTTACGGCCTCACCGAAGCCCCGATGATCGCGAGCATCTCCGCCGCCGAGCTGATCGGGCACCCCGAGCGGCTCGGCTCCGTCGGCCGGATCGTGCCCGGGATGGAGGCGCGGCTCGCCGACGGCGAGGTCGAGGTGCGCGGACTGTCCATGATGGACGGTTACCTCGGCGGCCCGGAGGTCGGCGCCGGCTGGCTGCGCACCGGCGACCTCGGCCGCTTCGACGACGAGGGCTACCTCTACCTGCTCGACCGCGTGGACGACGTCGTCGTGGTCGGCGAGCACGGCACGAAGGTGCCCTCGACCGTCGTCGAGCACGCCCTCGCGACGCACCCCGCCGTCCGCGCGGCCGCCGTCTTCGGGAGGCACACCGTGGACGGCCAGGTGCTGCACGCCGTCGTCGTCGCCGACGGGGTCACCGTCGAAGAACTGCAGGCCCACGCCCGAAAGGCGTTCGGTCAGGAGCACTACGTCCCGGCGAGCGTGTCCTTCGCCGACGCGCTGCCGCACACCGAAGTCGGCAAGGTCGACAAGCGCGCGCTCGCTCAGGTCGTGACGGCGCCGTAG
- the ilvD gene encoding dihydroxy-acid dehydratase → MTIDPKPRSRTVTDGIEAAPARGMLRAVGMGDDDWRKPIIGVASSWNEITPCNLSLDRLAQASKEGVHAAGGYPLQFGTISVSDGISMGHDGMHFSLVSREVIADSVETVMQAERLDGSILLAGCDKSLPGMLMAAARLDLASVFLYAGSIAPGWVKLTDGTEKDVTLIDAFEAVGACRAGRLKTADLDRIERAICPGEGACGGMYTANTMASAAEAMGMSMPGSAAPPSADRRRDNYAHLSGEAVVGLLEQGITARDILTREAFENAITVVMALGGSTNAVLHLLAIAHEAKVALDLDDFNRVGDRVPHLGDLKPFGKYVMNDIDRHGGIPVLMKALLDEGLIHGDALTVTGRTVAENLAELNPEPIDGEVLRKLDNPLHPTGGITILRGSLAPEGAVVKSAGFDTAGFEGPARVFEREQEAMAALNEGQIEAGDVVVIRYEGPKGGPGMREMLAITAAIKGAGLGKDVLLLTDGRFSGGTTGLCIGHVAPEAVDGGPIAFVRTGDRIAVDIKARSIDLLVDAAELARRREGWEPLPNKFPEGVLGKYAKLVRSSSYGAVTT, encoded by the coding sequence ATGACGATCGACCCGAAGCCCCGCAGCCGCACGGTCACCGACGGGATCGAGGCCGCACCCGCCCGGGGCATGCTCCGCGCCGTCGGGATGGGCGACGACGACTGGCGCAAGCCGATCATCGGCGTCGCCAGCTCCTGGAACGAGATCACGCCCTGCAACCTGTCGCTGGACCGGCTGGCGCAGGCGTCGAAGGAAGGCGTGCACGCGGCCGGCGGCTACCCGCTGCAGTTCGGCACGATCTCCGTCTCCGACGGCATTTCGATGGGCCACGACGGGATGCACTTCTCGCTGGTGTCGCGGGAGGTCATCGCGGACTCGGTCGAGACGGTGATGCAGGCCGAACGCCTCGACGGCTCGATCCTGCTGGCCGGCTGCGACAAGTCGCTGCCCGGGATGCTGATGGCCGCCGCACGGCTCGACCTCGCGTCGGTCTTCCTCTACGCCGGCTCGATCGCCCCCGGCTGGGTGAAGCTGACCGACGGCACCGAGAAGGACGTCACGCTGATCGACGCCTTCGAAGCCGTCGGCGCGTGCCGGGCGGGCCGGCTGAAGACCGCCGACCTGGACCGCATCGAACGCGCCATCTGCCCCGGTGAGGGCGCCTGCGGCGGGATGTACACGGCCAACACGATGGCGTCGGCGGCCGAGGCGATGGGGATGAGCATGCCGGGATCGGCCGCGCCGCCGTCCGCGGACCGGCGTCGTGACAACTACGCGCACCTGTCCGGCGAGGCCGTGGTCGGGTTGCTCGAACAGGGCATCACCGCACGCGACATCCTCACGCGGGAGGCGTTCGAGAACGCCATCACCGTCGTCATGGCCCTCGGCGGCTCGACCAACGCCGTGCTGCACCTGCTGGCCATCGCGCACGAGGCGAAGGTCGCGCTCGACCTCGACGACTTCAACCGCGTCGGCGACCGCGTCCCGCACCTGGGCGACCTGAAGCCGTTCGGCAAGTACGTCATGAACGACATCGACCGCCACGGCGGCATCCCGGTGCTGATGAAGGCCCTGCTCGACGAGGGCCTGATCCACGGCGACGCGCTCACCGTCACCGGTCGCACGGTGGCCGAAAACCTGGCCGAGCTGAACCCCGAGCCGATCGACGGCGAGGTCCTGCGCAAGCTGGACAACCCGCTGCACCCGACCGGCGGCATCACCATCCTGCGCGGCTCGCTCGCGCCCGAAGGCGCCGTCGTGAAGTCCGCGGGCTTCGACACGGCCGGCTTCGAGGGCCCGGCGCGCGTGTTCGAGCGCGAGCAGGAGGCGATGGCCGCGCTGAACGAGGGCCAGATCGAAGCCGGCGACGTCGTCGTCATCCGCTACGAAGGCCCCAAGGGCGGGCCGGGGATGCGCGAGATGCTGGCGATCACCGCGGCGATCAAGGGCGCGGGGCTCGGCAAGGACGTCCTGCTGCTGACCGACGGCCGGTTCTCCGGCGGCACCACCGGCCTGTGCATCGGGCACGTCGCGCCCGAAGCCGTGGACGGCGGGCCGATCGCCTTCGTCCGCACCGGCGACCGGATCGCCGTCGACATCAAGGCCCGCAGCATCGACCTGCTGGTCGACGCGGCCGAGCTGGCCCGCCGTCGCGAGGGCTGGGAGCCGCTGCCGAACAAGTTCCCGGAGGGCGTGCTCGGCAAGTACGCGAAGCTGGTCCGGTCGTCGTCCTACGGCGCCGTCACGACCTGA
- the sigK gene encoding ECF RNA polymerase sigma factor SigK: MGERGRLRLHTDEAPVTVASAEELLQRVGAGDESAFSALYDLIAGPVLGLAMRVLRNHAQAEEVAQEVLVEVWRKATRFAPERGSALSWVLMIAHRRAVDRVRSHQAVLDREDKVGRMDVQRPFDEVTESTMASLDQERVRQCLSALTDLQRESIVLAYYNGYTYPEVAEVLKVAPGTVKTRIRDGLIRLRDCLGVER; this comes from the coding sequence ATGGGTGAGCGTGGGCGGCTGCGGCTGCATACGGACGAGGCTCCGGTGACCGTGGCCAGTGCCGAGGAACTGCTGCAGCGGGTCGGGGCCGGGGACGAGAGCGCTTTTTCGGCGCTCTACGACCTCATCGCCGGTCCGGTGCTGGGTCTGGCGATGCGCGTGCTGCGCAACCACGCCCAGGCCGAGGAAGTGGCGCAGGAGGTACTGGTGGAGGTGTGGCGCAAGGCCACGAGGTTCGCCCCGGAGCGCGGCAGCGCGCTGTCGTGGGTGCTGATGATCGCCCACCGCCGGGCCGTCGACCGCGTGCGCTCCCACCAGGCCGTGCTCGACCGCGAGGACAAGGTCGGCCGGATGGACGTGCAACGGCCGTTCGACGAGGTCACCGAGTCCACCATGGCCAGCCTGGACCAGGAGCGGGTGCGCCAGTGCCTGTCCGCGCTGACCGACCTGCAGCGCGAGTCCATCGTGCTGGCCTACTACAACGGCTACACCTACCCGGAAGTGGCCGAGGTGCTGAAGGTGGCACCCGGCACCGTCAAGACCCGGATCCGGGACGGGCTCATCCGGCTGCGCGACTGCTTGGGGGTGGAACGATGA
- a CDS encoding anti-sigma factor domain-containing protein: MTAELHTLTGAYALDAVSDAERAEFERHLGECAACRQEVEELRATGSRLAVAVAVDPPAELRARVLAEVTRTRQVPPKVTAIGAAPGRARTWQVRVALLGAAAAAVVAVAFGVHTASSDRQLDTAQQEQASLNSVLTAPDASTLKGSGQSGATLVVSRGQGKAVLLASGFPALDAGHAYQVWFTGTGGTRSAGLMQPESPHQMRPMLAAIPPGTDHIGITVEPAGGSAGPTTAPVSTISLS; this comes from the coding sequence ATGACTGCCGAACTGCACACGCTGACCGGCGCTTACGCGCTCGACGCGGTGTCCGATGCGGAACGTGCCGAGTTCGAACGGCACCTCGGGGAGTGCGCCGCCTGCCGCCAGGAGGTCGAAGAGCTGCGGGCGACCGGCTCGCGGCTCGCCGTCGCCGTGGCGGTCGACCCGCCGGCGGAGCTGCGGGCCCGCGTGCTGGCCGAGGTGACCCGGACCCGGCAGGTGCCGCCCAAGGTGACCGCCATCGGCGCCGCGCCCGGCCGGGCGCGGACCTGGCAGGTGCGCGTCGCGCTGCTCGGCGCCGCCGCCGCGGCCGTCGTGGCGGTCGCGTTCGGCGTGCACACCGCCTCCAGTGACCGGCAGCTCGACACCGCCCAGCAGGAACAGGCGTCGCTCAACTCGGTGCTGACCGCGCCGGACGCCTCGACGCTCAAGGGCTCCGGCCAGAGCGGCGCCACGCTCGTGGTGTCGCGCGGCCAGGGCAAGGCCGTCCTGCTCGCCTCCGGGTTCCCGGCGCTCGACGCGGGCCACGCCTACCAGGTGTGGTTCACCGGCACCGGCGGCACGCGGTCGGCGGGGCTGATGCAACCCGAGTCGCCGCACCAGATGCGCCCGATGCTCGCCGCGATCCCGCCGGGCACCGACCACATCGGGATCACCGTCGAGCCCGCGGGCGGTTCCGCCGGCCCGACGACCGCGCCGGTCAGCACGATTTCGCTTTCTTGA
- a CDS encoding fasciclin domain-containing protein — MRNLRIAGIGLTAAAALTLTACSGSDTASSGSSSAPAPSSSMAAPSSSAAAGASDGMTTNADVFGPACSQLPQGSAPGSLDSMGPQPVASAASTNPLLTKLVAAVKATNLVDTLNSAPAITVFAPADPAFAALGDAKFNELAGKPAELSPILQYHVVGKRYDAKGLASAGTLDSLNAAGGPLKIEGTGDNMTVNGAKILCGNIPTKNATVFVIDKVLTPGTNK, encoded by the coding sequence GTGCGTAACCTTCGTATCGCCGGTATCGGTCTGACGGCGGCCGCCGCGCTCACCCTGACCGCGTGCAGCGGCAGCGACACCGCGTCGTCGGGCAGCTCCAGCGCCCCGGCCCCGTCGTCCTCGATGGCCGCCCCGTCCTCCAGCGCCGCCGCGGGTGCTTCCGATGGCATGACGACCAACGCCGACGTCTTCGGTCCGGCCTGCTCGCAGCTGCCGCAGGGTTCCGCGCCCGGTTCGCTGGACTCGATGGGCCCGCAGCCCGTCGCCTCCGCCGCGTCGACCAACCCGCTGCTGACCAAGCTGGTCGCCGCGGTCAAGGCCACCAACCTGGTCGACACCCTCAACAGCGCCCCCGCCATCACGGTGTTCGCGCCGGCCGACCCGGCCTTCGCCGCGTTGGGTGACGCCAAGTTCAACGAGCTGGCGGGCAAGCCGGCCGAGCTGTCGCCGATCCTGCAGTACCACGTCGTCGGCAAGCGTTACGACGCCAAGGGCCTCGCGTCCGCCGGCACGCTCGACTCGCTCAACGCCGCCGGTGGCCCGCTGAAGATCGAGGGCACCGGCGACAACATGACCGTCAACGGCGCGAAGATCCTCTGCGGCAACATCCCCACCAAGAACGCCACCGTCTTCGTGATCGACAAGGTGCTGACCCCGGGCACCAACAAGTAA
- a CDS encoding SsgA family sporulation/cell division regulator, giving the protein MAEPHSLTSTSVDFALRTFGAEPKPVPAELEYDTRDPYAVAVVLHAGANAVRWLFGRDLLADGLLARCGDGDVRIGPAGNPELVIVELTSPDGAAVLEAPAKELAAFLDTTYEVIPAGSESDWFDFDTELEKLSYQD; this is encoded by the coding sequence ATGGCCGAGCCGCACAGCCTGACCAGCACCAGCGTCGACTTCGCCCTCCGCACTTTCGGCGCGGAGCCGAAGCCGGTGCCGGCCGAGCTCGAGTACGACACCCGCGACCCGTACGCGGTCGCCGTCGTGCTCCACGCGGGCGCGAACGCCGTCCGGTGGCTGTTCGGGCGCGACCTGCTCGCCGACGGCCTGCTCGCCCGCTGCGGCGACGGTGACGTGCGCATCGGCCCCGCCGGCAACCCGGAGCTGGTGATCGTCGAGCTGACCTCCCCGGACGGCGCCGCCGTGCTCGAGGCGCCCGCGAAGGAGCTCGCCGCCTTCCTGGACACGACGTACGAGGTCATCCCGGCCGGCAGCGAGAGCGACTGGTTCGACTTCGACACCGAACTCGAGAAGCTCTCCTACCAGGACTGA